From the genome of Papilio machaon chromosome 1, ilPapMach1.1, whole genome shotgun sequence:
AGAGTCCCCGAGGTGCGTTGCAGGAGCTGGCGGTACACTGTGCAACACCGCACTGACCCACGCCGCGACCTGCCGCCGGGCGCCCCCCCGCCGCCTGCCCGCCTACGTCCCACACACAGCCGCGCCATCCGCTGTGCAGCGGCAGGTCGTGCGGCAACTCCGCGAAGTTAAACGACGGATGACCACCTGATCGTCGTCAAAGTAAGATGAAACACGGTTAGGTTATGTCCAGCAGACATCTGTTAGCTAAGAGTAAGGTACACCTATGTATAAATAAGGCAGTAGGGTCATCTTGTCGTGCTGAGGCGGGGCGGGCGCGTTGCCGGAGACGTTGTGGCGACCATCTACGCTGATGCCGGCgctgcgcccgcgccgccaCACGCGCACCGCGTGCCCGCCGCGCCGCACGCCCACCGCGCGCGATGTGAACACCCGACGAGGACCTAATTCGACCACATACAATTTATTACGtcaggatttaaaaaatgcatttaaataaattttaatattttgttaccgCTGCCCATATTCCAGGTGAGCATGAGATAGCCCTTGACGAAGGTGACTGCGAGATGGTGCGAGCGCGGGCCGTGCCGGCCGCTCTGTCCCACGAAGGCGAGCAGCGCGATCTGGTCCATGTCGGCGGTCTGGAAGCGCAGCCGCAGCTCGAAGCGCTCCGAGCTGAGCGCAGCCGCCGACAGCGGGTACACGAGGTACGAAGACACGCCGGGGGCGATCGGTGCTAATGACGGTCGGGTTATCTCAACATCTGACAGAAAAAGACAACACGAATACCTAAATTgtcttgtattttaaaagaaaaatatcgtcTATAATTACTAGCGTTAGAAAAGGACTCAATTGGATTATATATTGCTAAATTTTCGTATCGGTGTAAATAGGAATCTCTTACTATATTCGCAAAAGATGCCGTGTTTGCCGTAGGGACAGAGGCAGAGGAAGCCACTCCCCGGGTACCTGACGCAGCTTCCTCCCGACTCACACGGGTTGTGCTCACAGATCGACTGCTTACAGTTCTCACCCAtccaactataaaaataataaaattagttaggTATTAGGAATAAAATGGTACAATTCAAtggtaaaattacaaattaagaGATAGCTAACATACCCATTAGCACAAGAGCAAGAGTAACCATCACCTTGGTCATTGCAAGTTCCACCATTGAGACAGGGCCCAGACAAGCACGACAGAGATGAACATTCTGTCACTTCGCCAGCATTAAATGCTTCACCAAATATCTCCCGACTCTTGTTATTTACCTTTATAGAAACAGATAACAAAAGCATCTTTGGAAGAAGCAATTCTTGTGATGTTTATGAATTACGTATCTACTCAGAACAACATTAATCAGATATAGTTggatttctttgaatttaaattctttattgaTTTCTAAACAATTATGtacttcatttattaaattttacttcaatcatcatcagctcactacacagactatggcctagtcacatAGTTAAGgatgactagaccatagtcagccacgctggccaagtgtgggttgacttcacacttaTCTTTGaacttcttctcagatatatgcagcatcacgatgttttccttcaccgtcaAAACGtgggataaatgtacatatgtaaatcgaaaaacacattagtacatagcgggattcaaacccaggacctgcagattgcaagtcaagtgctcaacccctgagccatcgttgctctaaattttatttagttacctTCAAATCTTTAATGCATCCAATAAAAGGTTTATTGTTGGTATAATTACTGTCTGGTACAATGCCaaaatatagtataatattttggtCTACTATACTTATGTTAGCAATCTGTCCACCGCTCATTGCGACTGTGTCATTTAAATGCAGAGTTGCATTACATTGTTgctgatttaaatataaatctaatcTGAAAACGGTGAGAATAGAATTgaggatattaaaaataaaactcgtaCATCATCATTAATAGTTCTAACTTACCttgtttctattttcattGCATATCCTTTGTTGACATAAGTTTTCAGTTCACTTAATAGCATTGTTTGATAACCGcaagaaaatttaaactttagtagtcctgaatttaaaaataactccaTATATGCCCCTTTAGCTATATCTACGTGCATTATGTGCCCATCGGTGATTAAAGTTTTTGCACTAAATTCAATACTAATTGATGTAGTGTTATTTAAACGATGCACTATGTATGAATTCCCTCCGAAAGCAgcagttgttatttttatcttctCTTCACAGAATCTTCCTCCATAGTTGAATAAGCAATGAcacttaaaataacaaatagattgaaaattgtttaactgttacaaataattaaaataccataAGTTTTGTAGAAGCTTTAGAAGTCCTTACTTACTCTAATGCCGTGTATAGTGTTGGCACAGCTGCCGCGGTTGTTGCAGACGGCATCGCTACACTCTGATTGTACTGTAGTATATACTTGAgttgttttatcaaaatatgttgTAGTTTCAACAGATTCAATTGTATATGTCGGAGAAGTATCCGTTGATGAATATTCTGTAGGAACATCTGTGAACATTTTTTCTGTAGTATCTATTTTGTGGTCTGTAATCGTTACATCTTCAATCGTAGTTTTAGTCGTAGATTCCGTAGAAGTTAAAGTAGTTGTTAATTCAGTACTAGTTTGATTTTGGAATTCAATAGTTACTTTTGTAGGATATGTAACTGCTATTGATGTCGtttgattgtttaaaaatgtggTTTCAAATTCACTTGAAGTGGTTAAAGTAGTGGGTGTTGTTAGTTTATCACAATTGTCTTTACACGAGCTTTCTGTTTTAGAATCTTCAACACTTATAGTTTTTTGTGTCTGTTGTTCTAATGTAAAAACTTCAGTAGTGCTTGTGGTTGTTTCTTCTGTTTCAGATGAATTTGAATACGATAGTGTAGTGGTTTCTTCTCTGCTTATTTTTTCACTTACTGTTTGCGATACTGCTTCTGTCGTTGatgtaaaatcaaatattgtaGAAGTAGTCCACGGTTCACTTTGAGATGTCAATTCATTCGAAGTATAGTTGTTAGTCGTTGTTGCGATTGTTGAAGTAACCTCTGTAGTTATTTTTTCAGCATTTGTAGTGAGCACCAATACTGTAGTAGTATTGTATAATGGCGTAGGACTAACGTATTCACAATCAATATGATCCTCGTTTATAATTAGACATTCGCATAAGGTGCCAGTAAGATTTGGTGGACAAGAACAGGTAAAGTTATCAACTCCATCTATACAAGTACCGCCATTCATACATctgtaaatgaaattaaatataaaacagtgatgatgatgagtgtTCCTACAAGTATTTGATGACGGAAATTGCTTTCATCACACCTTGGTCCTAGTAAACATTCGTCGTACTGCAGTTCGCATCTTTCTCCGTGGTAGTCAGGTACACAATAACAAACTCTAATGCCGTCTTCCACAACACACAGAGCATCATTGCTGCAAGAATTTTCATCGCAAAACTCTATCTGAACTTCGCAACTTTTACCTGTGAATCCTGCAAACATAGAGTTTAGCAAACCTAAAACTCAGACTCCTCAATTTAAAGTCTATTATTCCATAAACTGTAATTACTTACCATAAGCACATGCACACATGTAATCCGCGTGTATATCAATACACATTCCTCCATTTTGACATGGATTGGATTCGCATTCGTCTATTTGATCTTCACAGAACTTACCCGCCCAGCCTGTACTCAGagacaaacattaaaatgtgtcaaaaataaaaagtgaatCACGAAAGCGACTCAGAAACCACAATCAGAATCTTGGTGCCAATCAGACCAtcaatattattcaattttctGTGTAACTTGGATAGTCAGAACTGTTATATaactagtatttttaatgacgATAAgtaggcaaaaaaaaaaatataaagacagATAAATTCCACAAAACTGGATGTTACGGTGACTCTAAAAGATACTAAGCAGTAGCTGGACgttgacaaaaataatatcacaCTGACCTGGCGAGCACCTGCAGTAAAATTTGTATCCAGGTCCTTCGACACACTGTCCGCCGTTGTGACAGCGCACCTCATCGCCGTCGCACACCGCGGCGTCCACCTCGCAATGTTCGCCGGAGAAGCCGGGCACGCAGTGGCAGATATACTCATTCGTCATGTCAATACATGTGCCGTTGTTGAGACATGGGTTTGATTCACATTCGTTGAAATTCGTCTCGCAATTATCACCTTGAATACGGAAACAGTATGATTACAACCCGACTGACACAGGATTCTGGTACTGGTAATATTTTTGGCGCGATGTATGTTTCATGTATGTGGGTTTGTCTGTCCTGTCATGTAGTgtaaaccgattttgacgagagAGTTGTCGTTCAATTCGTATTTTTCTACTGAGTGTTATAGAGGTACATCgggttttttttgtttgattaccaaagatttttatacaacattacttatgtagatatttgatatttaccGATGAATCCTTCAGGACAGGTGCAGTTGTAGGAGGCGATGCCATCGAGGCAAGTGCCACCATGCTGGCAGGGGTCCGACCAGCATTCGTCCCAGTTAGTCTGGCAGTGCACACCCGTGTACCCGTCTATGCAGTAGCACATGTACGTGCTGAAACATAACAATTTAACCTAACCTTAATCAGTTATTGGTAGGACCTGAGATTAGtgcgataaaaaaaacaagtttagtGTCAGGTCTATTTTGTACCTATAGGTTACGATGTTGTGTACAACTGCTAACAGAAACTTGGTTAGAAAGACTGAAATAGTCTTTAATTTTGTGTACAACATTATTTGTGTATTGATTCAATATGACGCTTCCAACACGGGAACATTAAGTCATTGTATTGATATATACCCGGATAATCCTGTATTAAGTTACACCAAAGTTGTTCTAAAGTTACAACGCGTACCGCACTATCTCGGATTCTTTGGTTACAAAGTAACTACTAAATTGTATTGTTAACACCCTCAAATATACCTATAGATTATCCACTGAAAGTACTTCGTCACATTTGGACAAACAAAATGAGAGtactcttaattaaattttatatttgagaattTATCTTACACTGCTTGGATTGGATAAACACATGTGGATGTACTACAACCAACTATGTAACATTGCAAGTGATTCAGATTTGCGCGCTCTATCCTCCCCAGTAatcaaattttctttataagttGATTGAcctcaataatattttaagttgcCAGCGTTAAactttacacatttttttttaattgtaatacgACATGGCATAAACGGATGAGAATTCTTGGCATAAAAATgccggaattataaaaaaaacacaactttagcggttacaaaaattaaagttaaatattacaagtaCCTACCAATTATTACATAGGTATTAACACTCATTATCGAATCTTTtcattatctttataatatttatacacatAAAGGTCTATAAagaatcaatttataaatgagtCAATTAGACGATGACCTACTTACAGGGAAGGGTTCCACAACCCTTGGTGActcataaattgtaatttatgacattttatgTCAGAATATGCTCCTTATGTTAAGCTGTTACCTATAACAATTGTCATAGTTCGATTGcaagatatacaaaaaaagttgtacttaatatgtagtgcaaaaataattacctGTTGAGATCATCAATACATATGCCGTGCAGACACGGGTTGCTGAGGCAAGCGATGCCGGCAGACACCACTGGTATAAGTGCTAGCGTCCAACACAACGCTCGAAATTCTAAATCATATTTAAGAAACATTGTGgcatattaaacaacaaatttCATTCACATTACTTCTTCTGTTTTCTATTATCATATATAATTACGCTTTAATCACTGCTAAGTACATTTTACAACATATATTATTCCAATTTCACTATATAAAAACGTTAAGTTAGGCTCTATGTTAAGCCACACGATGTGTCCAAAACTCGGCACAAGTATAAACTAGGTCTCACGGTCGAGGTGTGGTTACCAATTCAATCGTTGCTATGGCAACCTGTAAACACACAATACACACCGACACACAATTTATTGACCAAATCCTAATGTACAGAGCATTCATTGAACTCTAAATAACCTAAcctttaaaattgtttcagaatttaaatgattgctggttacaattttttatacgcTTAAGAAGTACcttctattaattaaacaatacttatattaaaaattagtatACAAATGatttgaataacatttttatgttatttcattttaggTAAAGTCataca
Proteins encoded in this window:
- the LOC106714192 gene encoding protein eyes shut, whose translation is MFLKYDLEFRALCWTLALIPVVSAGIACLSNPCLHGICIDDLNSTYMCYCIDGYTGVHCQTNWDECWSDPCQHGGTCLDGIASYNCTCPEGFIGDNCETNFNECESNPCLNNGTCIDMTNEYICHCVPGFSGEHCEVDAAVCDGDEVRCHNGGQCVEGPGYKFYCRCSPGWAGKFCEDQIDECESNPCQNGGMCIDIHADYMCACAYGFTGKSCEVQIEFCDENSCSNDALCVVEDGIRVCYCVPDYHGERCELQYDECLLGPRCMNGGTCIDGVDNFTCSCPPNLTGTLCECLIINEDHIDCEYVSPTPLYNTTTVLVLTTNAEKITTEVTSTIATTTNNYTSNELTSQSEPWTTSTIFDFTSTTEAVSQTVSEKISREETTTLSYSNSSETEETTTSTTEVFTLEQQTQKTISVEDSKTESSCKDNCDKLTTPTTLTTSSEFETTFLNNQTTSIAVTYPTKVTIEFQNQTSTELTTTLTSTESTTKTTIEDVTITDHKIDTTEKMFTDVPTEYSSTDTSPTYTIESVETTTYFDKTTQVYTTVQSECSDAVCNNRGSCANTIHGIRCHCLFNYGGRFCEEKIKITTAAFGGNSYIVHRLNNTTSISIEFSAKTLITDGHIMHVDIAKGAYMELFLNSGLLKFKFSCGYQTMLLSELKTYVNKGYAMKIETRLDLYLNQQQCNATLHLNDTVAMSGGQIANISIVDQNIILYFGIVPDSNYTNNKPFIGCIKDLKVNNKSREIFGEAFNAGEVTECSSLSCLSGPCLNGGTCNDQGDGYSCSCANGWMGENCKQSICEHNPCESGGSCVRYPGSGFLCLCPYGKHGIFCEYNVEITRPSLAPIAPGVSSYLVYPLSAAALSSERFELRLRFQTADMDQIALLAFVGQSGRHGPRSHHLAVTFVKGYLMLTWNMGSGPRRVFTSRAVGVRRGGHAVRVWRRGRSAGISVDGRHNVSGNAPAPPQHDKMTLLPYLYIGGHPSFNFAELPHDLPLHSGWRGCVWDVGGQAAGGRPAAGRGVGQCGVAQCTASSCNAPRGLCIHSPATYGCICNEGWFGPTCSSAQPVCGPRSHCRGICVLGGDGGAHCDCPYGLTGENCEQEVIPIDVMFSGVRSYLRLQPRSISSVSLSLEAEIKPDKERGLLILVQTPHFYTALSLQGGLLEYRWTDRLSGLTSLVRSGVVASLRRWQRVRAGRYAARLYVWVDGALSTEPMLAHTYPHTASDADILIGGAQDLSTVPFDAMSGPSESYSGCIRNLHVNNVPLPLDQQNIRVINITIPQFGGDSLLSIPTRQSRSREQRLAAISTHLALNFTTAEPNGLLLWIHMINITDVEYLGIGMENGYIKLVWSLHCDVTEVVKQNEKSLPIRPRRFSRILPNAGFLADGDWHKIVLEFGKNITLTVDKRLAFIEESCERDLNNNVDMFIGGVNEEDNPTVKKIFPQNFRGCIDQISTREESFITDYSEFYSENVNSCQLFPNN